A single region of the Opitutus sp. genome encodes:
- a CDS encoding 7-carboxy-7-deazaguanine synthase QueE — protein sequence MFISETFYSLQGEGELTGVPSVFIRTSGCNLRCNWCDTPYASWRPEGSERTVEDLVAEACAHAGHHVVLTGGEPMIAKAIHDLAAALRAAGRHITIETAATVAPDGIACDLASLSPKLANSAPDERLPAAWRERHEATRWQPEAVRAWVDGYAYQFKFVVSTPADVAELEGLLASLGRDIPPHKVLLMPEATSLDKMRERAAWLGELCKARGYRYAHRLHIELYGNKRGT from the coding sequence ATGTTCATTTCCGAAACTTTTTATTCGTTGCAGGGCGAGGGCGAACTGACCGGCGTGCCGTCGGTGTTCATCCGCACCTCGGGTTGCAACCTGCGTTGCAACTGGTGCGACACGCCCTACGCCTCGTGGCGCCCCGAGGGCAGCGAGCGCACTGTCGAGGACTTGGTTGCCGAGGCGTGCGCCCACGCGGGGCACCACGTGGTGCTCACCGGCGGCGAGCCGATGATCGCCAAAGCCATCCATGATCTGGCCGCCGCGTTGCGCGCCGCAGGTCGTCATATCACCATCGAGACGGCTGCCACGGTGGCCCCCGACGGCATCGCCTGCGATCTGGCCTCGCTATCGCCGAAACTGGCGAACTCGGCCCCCGACGAGCGCCTGCCCGCGGCTTGGCGCGAGCGCCATGAGGCCACCCGCTGGCAGCCCGAGGCGGTGCGCGCTTGGGTCGATGGCTACGCTTATCAGTTCAAATTCGTGGTCTCCACGCCCGCCGACGTGGCCGAGCTGGAAGGGCTGCTGGCCTCGCTCGGCCGCGACATCCCGCCGCACAAAGTGTTGCTCATGCCCGAGGCCACGTCGTTGGACAAAATGCGCGAGCGGGCGGCCTGGCTGGGGGAGCTCTGCAAGGCGCGCGGTTACCGTTACGCGCACCGCTTACACATCGAACTTTATGGCAACAAACGCGGCACCTGA
- the queC gene encoding 7-cyano-7-deazaguanine synthase QueC translates to MARMKVVVLCSGGMDSVAALQWAQLHHVVAAVISFDYGAKHNPRELPFAAAAAARLGLRHEVVKLDFINRLFASDLLTSGGDIPDGHYEAANMKQTVVPFRNAIMLSVATGFAESVGAEGLIIAAHGGDHAIYPDCREEFMQAMGETMRLGTYAGIQLLRPFITLTKAQIAAEGARLGVDFSKTWSCYKGGAIHCGTCGTCVERREAFIHAGLADPTAYTDTGPLPLKPTPAASSASSAQPALSA, encoded by the coding sequence ATGGCGCGCATGAAGGTTGTTGTCTTGTGCTCGGGTGGGATGGATTCGGTGGCCGCGCTCCAGTGGGCGCAGCTTCACCACGTCGTGGCCGCCGTCATCAGTTTTGACTACGGCGCCAAACACAATCCGCGCGAACTGCCCTTCGCCGCCGCTGCCGCCGCCCGGCTCGGTCTGCGCCACGAGGTGGTGAAACTCGATTTTATTAACCGCCTGTTCGCCTCCGATTTGCTCACCTCGGGTGGCGACATTCCCGACGGCCATTACGAGGCGGCCAACATGAAGCAGACCGTCGTGCCGTTTCGTAACGCCATCATGCTGTCGGTCGCCACCGGGTTCGCCGAGAGCGTGGGGGCCGAGGGGCTGATCATCGCCGCGCACGGCGGCGACCACGCGATTTACCCGGATTGCCGTGAGGAATTTATGCAGGCGATGGGCGAAACCATGCGGCTGGGGACCTACGCGGGCATCCAGCTGTTGCGCCCGTTCATCACGTTAACCAAAGCCCAGATCGCCGCCGAGGGCGCCCGTCTCGGCGTGGATTTTTCTAAAACCTGGTCGTGCTACAAGGGAGGTGCGATCCATTGCGGCACCTGCGGCACCTGCGTCGAGCGCCGCGAGGCGTTTATCCACGCGGGCCTGGCCGACCCGACCGCGTACACCGACACCGGCCCCTTGCCGCTCAAACCCACGCCCGCCGCCTCCAGCGCGTCCAGCGCGCAACCCGCCCTTTCGGCTTAA
- a CDS encoding HRDC domain-containing protein: MNEASLPPYTLIDQPGQLAPLLAALERVEECALDTEADNMYHYRTRVCLLQFLVSGEIFLVDALAPINFEPLWAILATKHILIHGSDFDLRLLSDLCQFRPKSIFDTMLAAQLLNRPRIGLAALLEQHFGLALDKDGQKANWSKRPITRDLLDYAALDVWHLPALRDILTQELAQLERLDWLDQQCRRQIESGLIGFPRDDDNDWRIGRSERLRGRGLGVLHSVWHWRENWARELDVPPFKVCNGDMLLNIAYAAEDGDSVEGILGKVNLGKRHARLSANLGSALHQGIGRDPQTLPRRPRSDLAPLTPREIALQDRIKADRDRVAAGIGLESTLIANRAQLAQIARAPDKIDEVLLPWQANLLRGEASLQPA, translated from the coding sequence GTGAACGAAGCCTCTTTGCCTCCTTATACGTTGATCGACCAGCCCGGCCAGTTGGCCCCGCTCCTTGCCGCGCTCGAACGCGTGGAGGAGTGCGCCCTCGATACCGAGGCGGACAACATGTACCACTACCGCACTCGCGTCTGCCTGCTGCAGTTCCTGGTCTCCGGGGAAATTTTTCTGGTCGACGCCCTCGCCCCCATCAATTTCGAGCCGCTCTGGGCGATCCTCGCCACCAAACACATTCTCATCCACGGCAGCGATTTCGACCTGCGCCTTCTCTCCGACCTGTGCCAGTTCCGCCCCAAGAGCATCTTCGACACGATGCTCGCCGCGCAACTGCTCAACCGCCCGCGCATCGGCCTGGCCGCCCTGCTTGAACAACACTTCGGCCTGGCCCTCGACAAGGACGGCCAAAAGGCCAACTGGTCCAAACGCCCCATCACCCGCGACCTGCTCGACTACGCCGCGCTCGACGTCTGGCACCTGCCCGCCCTGCGCGATATCCTCACCCAGGAACTCGCCCAACTCGAGCGCCTCGACTGGCTCGACCAGCAGTGCCGCCGCCAGATCGAGTCCGGCCTGATCGGCTTCCCCCGCGACGACGACAACGACTGGCGCATCGGCCGCTCGGAGCGCCTGCGCGGCCGCGGGCTCGGCGTGCTCCACTCCGTCTGGCACTGGCGCGAGAACTGGGCGCGCGAACTCGACGTGCCGCCCTTCAAGGTCTGCAACGGCGACATGCTGCTCAACATCGCCTACGCCGCCGAAGACGGAGACTCGGTCGAAGGCATTCTCGGCAAAGTTAACCTAGGCAAGCGCCACGCCCGGCTCTCCGCGAACCTCGGCAGCGCCCTGCACCAAGGCATCGGCCGCGACCCGCAAACCCTGCCCCGCCGCCCCCGCTCCGACCTTGCCCCGCTCACGCCGCGCGAAATCGCCCTGCAAGACCGCATCAAGGCGGACCGCGACCGCGTTGCCGCCGGGATCGGCCTTGAATCCACGCTGATCGCCAACCGCGCGCAACTGGCCCAGATCGCCCGCGCCCCCGACAAAATCGACGAAGTCCTGCTGCCCTGGCAGGCCAATTTGTTGCGTGGCGAAGCCTCGCTGCAGCCCGCCTGA
- a CDS encoding SufE family protein has translation MSVAAKQTQLLEDLGLIEDSQERLAAIVDRSRRRPVFPETAKTDAHRVTGCISAVWVAGELRGGVLHFQFEADSPLVKGLVALLADLYEGGTPADIAATEPTLLDELGITRDLTPTRRNGLAAVRTHIAAIARSHL, from the coding sequence ATGAGCGTCGCCGCCAAACAAACCCAACTCCTCGAAGACCTCGGACTGATCGAGGACTCACAGGAGCGCCTTGCCGCCATCGTGGACCGTTCCCGCCGCCGGCCGGTTTTCCCCGAAACGGCCAAAACCGACGCCCACCGGGTTACCGGCTGCATTTCCGCAGTCTGGGTTGCCGGCGAGCTACGCGGCGGCGTGCTTCACTTTCAATTCGAGGCCGACTCGCCGCTGGTCAAAGGCTTGGTCGCGCTGCTGGCGGACCTCTACGAAGGCGGCACACCCGCCGACATCGCCGCGACCGAGCCTACGCTGCTCGACGAACTCGGCATCACGCGTGATTTGACGCCCACGCGCCGCAACGGCCTGGCGGCGGTGCGCACCCACATCGCCGCCATCGCCCGCTCGCACCTGTAA
- a CDS encoding TatD family hydrolase: MLHDAHNHLQDEGFAAHLERIADCARELGIADMVVNGTCETDWPLVHALAQRYAFVRPSYGLHPWDAGNRSPAWLETLRARLAAEPRAAIGEIGIDRWILDSARPDDARLAGLRRAPLAEQTEVFLAQLALATAENRPVTIHCLQAYGQLDELLHAHPVPARGFLLHAYAGPAALIPRFAALGAYFSFNGYFLKDAHAPAHPSPNSNPNFHSNSHPNPKCHLIGDTLGWGGRLEAFKRVPLDRLLVETDAPAMPLPTAWRTHKLPPAADSSPLNHPGNLEAAYIALAALRGIPLAELTSQATANFTRLFGP, translated from the coding sequence ATGCTGCATGACGCGCACAACCACCTTCAAGACGAAGGGTTCGCCGCGCACCTGGAGCGCATCGCCGACTGCGCGCGCGAACTCGGGATTGCCGACATGGTGGTGAACGGCACCTGCGAAACCGACTGGCCCCTCGTCCACGCCCTCGCGCAACGCTACGCCTTTGTTCGCCCCAGCTACGGCCTGCACCCCTGGGACGCGGGCAACCGCTCGCCCGCCTGGCTTGAAACCCTGCGCGCCCGCCTCGCCGCCGAACCCCGCGCCGCCATCGGCGAAATCGGTATCGACCGCTGGATCCTCGACTCGGCCCGCCCCGACGACGCTCGCCTGGCAGGCCTGCGCCGCGCCCCCCTCGCCGAGCAGACGGAGGTTTTTTTGGCGCAACTGGCATTGGCCACCGCCGAAAACCGCCCGGTGACGATTCACTGCCTACAAGCCTACGGGCAACTCGACGAACTGCTGCACGCGCACCCCGTGCCCGCGCGCGGTTTTTTGCTCCATGCCTACGCCGGCCCCGCCGCGCTCATCCCCCGCTTTGCCGCCCTCGGCGCCTATTTCTCCTTCAACGGCTACTTCCTCAAAGACGCCCACGCCCCTGCGCACCCCAGCCCCAACTCCAACCCCAACTTCCACTCCAACTCCCACCCCAACCCAAAGTGTCACCTAATAGGTGACACTTTGGGTTGGGGCGGGCGGTTGGAGGCGTTTAAACGGGTGCCGCTGGACCGGCTTTTGGTGGAGACCGATGCGCCGGCCATGCCGCTGCCTACGGCTTGGCGCACCCATAAACTCCCGCCGGCAGCCGATAGCTCGCCCCTCAACCACCCCGGCAATCTCGAAGCCGCCTACATCGCCTTGGCGGCCTTACGCGGGATTCCGCTGGCAGAACTCACGTCGCAGGCCACCGCCAACTTCACCCGCTTGTTCGGGCCGTAA
- a CDS encoding chalcone isomerase family protein, giving the protein MTLSLRTLLLTGLLACAAPFAAASEPPHTAALRVSDDAQETTLPLRGNGLLRWKWLVRLYHASLYLAPSAIDAVSAAPKRLRMDYLHGFSRAEMVHATEQTIGRNIDAATLLTLQPSLAKWNALYPAIKVGDCLEFDHLSGGFLIMRHNGTVLGSLVDEVFAQALFAIWIGANPVDRDLRQKLIQPQGSVSRQ; this is encoded by the coding sequence ATGACCCTGTCCCTGCGAACCCTCCTGTTAACCGGCCTGCTTGCCTGCGCAGCCCCTTTTGCCGCAGCCAGTGAACCTCCTCACACCGCCGCCCTGCGCGTCAGCGACGACGCCCAGGAAACCACCCTCCCGCTACGTGGCAACGGACTCCTGCGCTGGAAATGGCTGGTGAGGCTCTATCACGCCTCCTTGTACCTAGCGCCCTCGGCCATCGACGCCGTTTCCGCTGCACCCAAACGCTTGCGCATGGATTACCTGCATGGCTTCAGCCGGGCCGAAATGGTTCACGCCACCGAACAGACCATCGGCCGCAACATCGATGCCGCCACGCTTTTGACCCTGCAGCCCTCGCTGGCTAAATGGAACGCCCTTTACCCCGCCATCAAAGTGGGCGACTGCCTTGAGTTCGACCATCTCTCCGGGGGATTCCTGATCATGCGCCACAACGGGACGGTCCTCGGGTCGCTTGTCGATGAGGTCTTCGCCCAGGCCCTCTTCGCCATCTGGATAGGCGCCAACCCCGTTGACCGGGATCTGCGCCAAAAGCTGATTCAGCCCCAAGGCAGCGTTAGTAGGCAGTAA
- a CDS encoding MYG1 family protein, producing MTPFSTILTHPGGAHKDEFLACSVLLAVHPTPILRREPSPADLADTTMAVVDVGLSHDPALNNFDHHQLPRDYVPTCALSLVLRHLGLYEDTRAFCEWLEPAEWFDCRGPMDTARWLGVDRDIVGKLNSPIDGTLLRRFAQATRLAHGDPLWEIMRMIGEDLLGYVRSVRERLDFIGTHAEIWTLETVSGAPSVLFLPRTEPLPGDPSAGVERYVESQGLGNRVLALISPDRRSGGYGLTRHRDNQRLDFTRIAGEADVHFAHARGFVAKTSATDPQRLRELVGLAFG from the coding sequence ATGACGCCTTTCTCCACGATTTTGACCCACCCCGGCGGGGCGCATAAGGACGAGTTTCTCGCTTGTAGCGTGCTGCTTGCGGTGCACCCCACACCCATCTTGCGCCGCGAGCCTTCACCGGCCGACTTGGCCGATACCACCATGGCCGTCGTCGACGTGGGCCTCTCCCACGACCCGGCGCTCAACAACTTCGACCACCACCAATTGCCCCGCGACTACGTGCCCACGTGCGCCCTCTCCTTGGTGCTACGCCACCTCGGGCTCTATGAGGATACGCGCGCGTTCTGCGAATGGCTCGAACCGGCCGAATGGTTCGACTGTCGCGGCCCCATGGATACCGCGCGCTGGCTCGGCGTCGACCGCGACATCGTTGGCAAACTCAACTCTCCAATCGACGGCACTCTCCTGCGCCGCTTCGCCCAAGCCACGCGTCTCGCGCACGGCGACCCGCTCTGGGAGATCATGCGTATGATCGGCGAGGATCTGCTTGGGTACGTGCGCTCCGTGCGCGAGCGACTGGACTTCATCGGCACCCACGCCGAAATCTGGACGCTCGAAACCGTCTCCGGCGCACCGAGCGTGCTCTTTCTTCCGCGCACCGAACCGCTGCCCGGCGATCCCTCGGCGGGCGTCGAGCGCTACGTGGAAAGCCAGGGGCTGGGCAACCGGGTACTCGCCCTCATTTCGCCCGATCGCCGCAGCGGAGGTTATGGGCTGACCCGCCACCGCGATAACCAACGACTCGACTTCACCCGCATCGCCGGCGAGGCGGATGTCCACTTTGCGCACGCCCGCGGTTTCGTCGCCAAGACCTCCGCCACCGACCCGCAACGCCTGCGCGAACTCGTGGGTCTCGCCTTCGGCTGA
- a CDS encoding alkaline phosphatase D family protein translates to MRFLFLRFLALALSLTFSFPPTRAAELAPAPAAPTSASPVGWAWVGGLTEAQAVVTARLNTATSARLELLAAPPSLIAPVLTAPMDAGTLHRFNLGGLRPDTTYCYRFIAATGTPLDDEARSFRTFPAPWKPASFSFAVGSCARVKNSPVFTAAAAQGARFFLHTGDFHYADIAENRVEVFRAAYDAHLAAPRLRTLLANTPLVYQWDDHDYGPNDSNRTSPSREASLRNYRELVPHYPLTVAAETPRAPVDQAFTVGRVRFILSDLRSERDPAGRRMMSAAQDAWLRAELLAARDAHCPLIFWVSSVPWNGAPSKDDRWQGYPAHRTEIADFIKANGLTGRVVILSGDAHLTAIDDGSNSDFATGGGAPIRVFQAGPIANRGSYKGGPYSHGARYQSLPTDTLNQFGLVDIEDDGRQIRVKWSGRQGADGLGHQVLISERDAQGAIPIQLEFTLP, encoded by the coding sequence ATGCGCTTCCTCTTCCTTCGGTTCCTCGCCCTCGCGCTCAGTCTAACTTTCAGCTTTCCGCCGACTCGCGCTGCCGAACTCGCACCGGCTCCCGCTGCCCCCACATCTGCCAGCCCCGTCGGCTGGGCTTGGGTGGGGGGACTGACCGAGGCGCAAGCGGTCGTCACCGCCCGCCTCAACACCGCCACGTCCGCCCGACTGGAACTGCTCGCCGCTCCGCCATCACTCATCGCTCCCGTGCTGACCGCACCCATGGACGCCGGCACGCTGCACCGTTTTAACCTCGGTGGACTCCGGCCCGATACGACCTACTGTTACCGTTTCATTGCGGCCACCGGCACTCCGCTCGACGACGAGGCGCGCTCCTTCCGCACCTTTCCCGCGCCGTGGAAGCCCGCCAGTTTTTCCTTCGCAGTGGGCTCCTGCGCGCGCGTGAAAAACTCACCGGTTTTTACCGCCGCCGCCGCGCAAGGCGCGCGTTTTTTTCTGCACACCGGCGATTTTCATTACGCCGACATCGCCGAAAACCGCGTCGAAGTTTTTCGGGCGGCCTACGATGCCCACCTTGCCGCTCCGCGCTTGCGCACGCTACTGGCGAACACGCCGCTCGTTTACCAGTGGGACGACCACGATTATGGCCCCAACGACAGCAACCGCACCAGTCCCAGCCGCGAGGCCTCACTGCGTAATTACCGCGAACTGGTGCCGCATTACCCGCTGACCGTGGCGGCGGAAACCCCCCGCGCTCCGGTGGACCAAGCCTTCACGGTGGGCCGTGTGCGTTTTATCCTCTCCGACCTGCGCAGTGAACGTGATCCGGCCGGCCGGCGGATGATGAGTGCGGCGCAAGACGCCTGGCTGCGCGCCGAACTGCTCGCCGCACGTGACGCGCATTGTCCGCTGATTTTTTGGGTGTCCTCGGTGCCCTGGAATGGCGCACCGAGCAAAGACGATCGTTGGCAAGGCTACCCGGCGCACCGCACCGAAATCGCGGATTTTATCAAGGCGAACGGCCTGACCGGGCGGGTGGTGATTTTGTCGGGTGACGCTCACCTGACGGCGATCGACGACGGATCGAACAGCGATTTCGCCACAGGCGGAGGCGCGCCGATTCGTGTGTTTCAAGCGGGCCCCATTGCCAACCGCGGAAGCTACAAAGGCGGCCCCTACAGCCACGGCGCCCGTTACCAAAGCCTGCCCACCGACACGCTCAATCAATTCGGGCTGGTGGACATTGAAGACGACGGCCGCCAGATCCGGGTAAAGTGGAGCGGCCGCCAAGGCGCCGACGGCCTCGGCCACCAGGTGCTCATCTCCGAACGCGACGCGCAGGGCGCGATCCCGATCCAGCTCGAGTTCACCCTGCCGTGA
- a CDS encoding cellulase family glycosylhydrolase: protein MRPLLTLITLVSFALVCTASFAAAQTLSPPLRTDRARIRVVEIADVDQPNTRLKVLRTDANTPLRAGTAWLWSEPPTEPPDSYYADLRKAGLNAVRLILFDVWIHEEGYRKYDWDNPEYRQAMLKRIEHAVNLCSKNGLYAIVNAHNRVPGPAPKYDEKLNNGLWRAVAPFFANRTHVIYELANEPLAGPGHDGALDPAATGTLEALVRVHATARTLAPATHLMILSPAGVSGWGTLTAMGNLTRFFQKLAGPIDWSKTSVAYHLYHADPNLFPKAENLRALHRDFPGWPSENNFPAGYTAEKLGLKAGDSERSVSFGSDEFVLQTCERLGFGWSQWQVNGPEQFRRNWPLLWADAEAKGYAWKPDPAPSPRRSP, encoded by the coding sequence ATGAGGCCACTCCTTACCCTCATCACCCTTGTCTCCTTCGCGCTCGTCTGCACCGCATCGTTTGCCGCCGCCCAAACGCTTTCCCCTCCGCTTCGCACCGACCGCGCCCGTATCCGCGTCGTCGAGATCGCGGATGTCGATCAGCCGAACACCCGACTCAAGGTTCTGCGCACCGATGCAAACACGCCGCTGCGCGCCGGCACCGCTTGGCTCTGGTCGGAGCCGCCCACGGAACCGCCCGACTCCTACTACGCGGACCTGCGCAAAGCCGGGCTCAACGCCGTGCGCCTGATCCTCTTCGACGTGTGGATCCACGAAGAGGGTTATCGGAAGTACGATTGGGACAACCCCGAGTACCGCCAGGCCATGCTGAAGCGCATCGAGCACGCCGTGAACCTCTGTTCGAAAAACGGCCTCTACGCCATCGTCAACGCCCACAACCGCGTCCCGGGACCGGCACCGAAATACGACGAAAAGCTCAACAACGGACTGTGGCGCGCCGTCGCCCCGTTTTTCGCCAACCGCACCCACGTCATCTACGAACTCGCCAACGAGCCCCTCGCCGGACCCGGCCACGACGGTGCCCTCGACCCTGCCGCTACGGGCACCCTCGAAGCACTGGTTCGCGTCCACGCCACCGCTCGCACGCTCGCGCCAGCAACTCACCTGATGATTCTCTCGCCCGCTGGCGTTTCCGGCTGGGGAACACTCACGGCCATGGGCAACCTCACGCGTTTTTTTCAAAAGCTCGCCGGCCCCATTGACTGGTCCAAGACCTCCGTGGCCTACCACCTTTACCACGCCGATCCGAACCTGTTTCCCAAGGCGGAAAACCTTCGCGCCTTGCACCGCGATTTCCCCGGCTGGCCCTCAGAGAACAACTTTCCCGCCGGGTACACGGCGGAGAAACTCGGGCTGAAGGCCGGTGATAGTGAGCGTTCTGTGAGTTTCGGCAGCGACGAATTCGTCCTTCAAACCTGCGAGCGCCTGGGTTTCGGTTGGAGCCAGTGGCAGGTCAACGGCCCCGAACAGTTCCGCCGCAACTGGCCGCTGCTCTGGGCCGACGCCGAGGCTAAAGGCTACGCGTGGAAGCCCGATCCCGCGCCTTCACCCCGTCGCAGTCCCTAG
- the ruvB gene encoding Holliday junction branch migration DNA helicase RuvB, producing the protein MPPAAPDNSKDKGLGYLASTLAAPVTSAEAALRPLSFSDFTGQPKTVERLQVMVGAAKRRGDPLNHILLSGPPGLGKTTLSFILGHEMGRNVRVTSGPVVEKAGDLAGLLTSLEEGDLLFIDEIHRIPKTVEEYLYSAMEDFRIDIMIDQGPNARSVRLSIPRFTLIGATTRAGLLTAPLRSRFTLQTRLEYYDVTTLMGIVTRSCGLLNVAIDQGGAKEIATRSRGTPRIANNLINFCRDYAQERATGNITRDTAAAALELLEIDAAGLDEMDKRVLRIMAENYKGGPVGLGTIAVAVGEEAETLEEVHEPFLIQEGYLQRTPQGRMLTAKGYLAIGLKTAVGNGGDQGTLL; encoded by the coding sequence ATGCCTCCCGCTGCTCCCGATAATTCCAAAGACAAAGGCCTCGGTTACCTCGCCTCGACGCTCGCCGCGCCCGTCACCTCCGCTGAGGCCGCGCTGCGCCCGCTCTCCTTTTCCGACTTCACCGGTCAGCCCAAAACCGTCGAGCGCCTGCAGGTCATGGTCGGCGCCGCAAAACGCCGCGGTGACCCGCTCAATCACATCCTGCTTTCCGGCCCGCCCGGCCTGGGCAAGACCACGCTCTCGTTCATCCTCGGCCACGAGATGGGCCGCAACGTCCGCGTGACCTCGGGCCCCGTGGTCGAAAAAGCCGGCGACCTTGCAGGCCTGCTCACCAGCCTAGAAGAAGGCGATTTGTTGTTCATCGACGAGATCCACCGCATCCCCAAAACGGTCGAGGAATACCTCTACAGCGCGATGGAGGACTTCCGCATCGACATCATGATCGACCAAGGACCCAACGCCCGCAGCGTGCGCCTCTCGATTCCGCGTTTCACCCTGATCGGCGCGACCACCCGCGCCGGCCTGCTCACCGCCCCGCTGCGCTCGCGTTTCACCCTCCAGACGCGCCTTGAGTACTATGATGTGACCACGCTCATGGGGATCGTTACCCGCAGTTGCGGACTGCTCAACGTCGCGATCGACCAAGGCGGCGCCAAGGAGATCGCGACGCGCTCCCGCGGCACGCCCCGCATTGCGAATAATTTGATCAACTTCTGTCGCGACTACGCGCAGGAGCGGGCCACCGGCAACATCACACGCGACACCGCCGCCGCCGCCCTTGAGCTCCTAGAGATCGACGCTGCTGGCCTCGACGAAATGGACAAACGCGTGCTGCGCATCATGGCTGAAAACTACAAAGGCGGCCCGGTCGGCCTGGGCACCATCGCGGTGGCGGTGGGCGAAGAAGCCGAAACGCTCGAGGAAGTTCATGAACCGTTCCTCATCCAAGAAGGCTACCTGCAACGCACGCCCCAGGGCCGCATGTTGACCGCCAAAGGCTACCTCGCCATCGGCCTCAAGACCGCGGTCGGCAACGGTGGCGACCAGGGCACGCTGCTGTAG
- a CDS encoding UDP-N-acetylglucosamine 1-carboxyvinyltransferase, which yields MSDLIVHGGKPLTGTITPSGNKNSVLPIFCATLLTDEPVTLRNVPDITDLNKLVAFFQSQGSQITWDRDLAEMRVCHATFRSTLENDELPQDMRSTVLLYPALLNRLRQIAIQANTKGCSLGVREIDPHLEILSVLGAIVNEGDPLVIALPKGFKGARHWCDYMSVTVTENFAMAAALADGESTLINAASEPHVQDLCAALVAMGAKIEGLGTSMLKISGVEKLHGADITINSDYHEIVTFLALGAITGGEVRVTKALPHHFDLISRAFKKLGVVIEHEGDTVVVRRGQKLVIETPFTTNLLPKIEAAPWPYFSVDLLPLMIALSTRCDGTIHFWNKVYENGFSWIPELAKFGAHALVSDPHRLVVFGNRPLRPATVESPYIIRAAVALYMVAAAIPGESVVRHAEIIKRAHPRFVENLRTLGAEVEWK from the coding sequence ATGTCCGATCTCATCGTTCACGGCGGCAAGCCCCTCACCGGCACCATCACCCCTTCGGGTAACAAGAACTCGGTGCTGCCCATCTTTTGCGCTACCTTGCTCACCGACGAGCCCGTGACGTTGCGCAACGTCCCCGACATCACCGACCTCAATAAACTCGTCGCGTTTTTCCAGTCGCAGGGTTCGCAAATCACCTGGGATCGCGACCTGGCCGAGATGCGCGTCTGCCACGCCACCTTCAGAAGCACCCTCGAAAACGATGAGCTGCCCCAGGACATGCGTTCGACCGTCTTGCTGTATCCTGCGCTGCTCAACCGCCTGCGCCAGATCGCCATTCAGGCCAACACCAAGGGCTGCTCGCTGGGCGTGCGCGAAATCGACCCGCACCTCGAAATCCTCTCGGTGCTGGGCGCCATCGTGAACGAGGGCGACCCGCTCGTCATCGCCTTGCCCAAGGGTTTTAAGGGCGCGCGCCACTGGTGCGATTACATGTCGGTCACGGTGACCGAAAACTTCGCCATGGCCGCCGCCCTCGCCGACGGCGAATCCACGCTGATCAACGCCGCCAGCGAGCCCCACGTGCAGGACCTGTGCGCGGCGCTTGTTGCCATGGGTGCGAAGATCGAGGGCCTGGGCACCTCCATGCTCAAGATCTCCGGCGTGGAAAAACTCCACGGCGCCGACATCACGATCAACAGCGACTACCACGAGATCGTTACCTTCCTCGCCCTCGGCGCCATCACCGGCGGCGAGGTTCGCGTGACCAAGGCCCTGCCGCACCACTTTGACCTGATTAGCCGCGCCTTTAAAAAACTCGGCGTGGTCATCGAACACGAGGGCGACACCGTGGTGGTGCGCCGCGGCCAGAAGTTGGTCATCGAGACGCCCTTCACCACCAATTTGCTGCCGAAAATCGAGGCCGCCCCGTGGCCGTATTTCTCGGTCGATTTGCTCCCGCTGATGATCGCCCTGAGCACGCGCTGCGACGGCACGATTCATTTCTGGAACAAGGTCTACGAAAACGGTTTTTCGTGGATCCCCGAGTTGGCCAAGTTCGGCGCGCACGCGCTGGTGAGCGACCCGCACCGTCTCGTGGTTTTTGGCAACCGCCCGCTGCGCCCGGCCACAGTGGAATCGCCCTACATCATCCGTGCGGCGGTGGCGCTCTACATGGTGGCGGCGGCCATCCCCGGCGAGTCGGTGGTGCGTCACGCTGAGATCATCAAACGCGCCCACCCGCGCTTCGTGGAAAACCTGCGCACCCTCGGCGCCGAAGTGGAGTGGAAGTAG
- a CDS encoding dUTP diphosphatase: MDKLEEIFRMQEALNARIGVTLPPATEEEKTKWILNYTRAMQQETAELIDSVPWKWWAKYQKFDEQNAKVEVVDLFHFLVSLAQTLGMTSEDVYQAYLKKNAVNHQRQESGYVKKDEADSKHI; this comes from the coding sequence ATGGACAAGCTCGAAGAAATTTTCCGCATGCAAGAGGCCCTCAACGCGCGCATCGGCGTCACCCTGCCGCCGGCCACCGAGGAGGAGAAAACCAAGTGGATCCTCAACTACACCCGCGCCATGCAGCAGGAAACCGCCGAGTTGATCGACAGCGTTCCCTGGAAATGGTGGGCCAAGTACCAGAAATTCGACGAGCAAAACGCCAAGGTCGAGGTCGTCGACCTGTTCCACTTCCTCGTTTCGCTGGCCCAAACCCTCGGCATGACCTCCGAGGACGTTTACCAAGCCTACCTGAAGAAAAACGCGGTTAACCACCAGCGCCAGGAATCCGGCTACGTCAAAAAGGACGAGGCCGACTCCAAGCACATCTAA